ctttcttcgtctgtttcctggtgctacgtcaCTGCctcgggaaatggtgatcaagtataatgaataaaattatacatatatataaatatatatatatatatgcacacacaaaaacactaaATGATATACCTTATATCTTTTTTCTAaaaattcaaaagaaaataaaGCCTGATTGATGAGAATTGGTAATGGACATAATGATGACCTACCTTTGGTAAACTGAAAGTCACAAACAGCATCCCTCGTTCTGGTAGCTTTTCGTTTTAGATATTCCTTCTCACCTGCAGCTTTGTCAGGCGGCTTTCTTCGTGCAGACTTGGCAGCTGGTTCCTGGGTATCTTCATTGACACTTGAAGCGTTGCTGCTTTCCGATTCATGTCTACGTCTCTTGGATCCTCTTGTAGCTGGACTTACACTGGGCCGCAATACTGGAACAGGACTTGGTTTTCCCATTGAAAGCATACTTGCAGGACTTCTTCTATCTACTTTAGGACTCAATTCTGCCCCTGGACTATTAACTTTTGGACTTGCCAGTCTTATACTATGTCTTGTGCTCCTTGTCAATCGTTTATCATCTGGGAGGGTTGAATCCGTTGGTGGTATCTCTATAGATAGAGCATCAAACTTTTCATCTTTGGTTCTGGATTTGACACCTATTATACAATCATCTTTATCCTTCCCACTTCCCAAAATATCATTACTTTTTACATCTAAATTTCCCTCAGCCTCAGAAGTATTCTTGGATTCTTCCTTGTCTTTATCCTCAGCATCTGACTCAAcatccttcttcctctctctgttACCATATGTATAGAGTGGAGGATGTACTCTCATGGGAGTTGGCTCTTCACCAGTGGGAGACAAAACCTCTGGGCTTTTGCAACAATCCGATCTTTCAATGACTTCATGTCTTGATATTTCACGTTTTAATTCACTCGGCTGTAATAACTTGACTTGAGGAGAGCTAGAAAATCCCACGAAGTCCAAGTCTTCTGTATCATCCCCATTTGCCATTGTGCTGGATACAATGGGTGTTGTAGCAGAGTCAGTGACTGAGGTAGCCACAGCCTGAGCTGATGTGGTTAGGGTTGGTGCAGTTAAGTGAgccttgaggagggagggaggactagaTTCCTCAGCCTTACTAACTGAGAAGGTTTGTAGTAGGTGGCTGTTCTTGGCCCCACCTGTTGCCATAACCACGGGCTTGACCGTCACCACTGTCATGCTGCCAATTCCTGATGTCACCTGCTGGCCAAGCTGGCCTTTCACTGGTGACACCACTACCTTAACTGCACTGGTGGTGGGAGCCATGGCACTGTTACCTGGTAGGGCCACTAACCGAAAAGTTGTCCCTGGGGGAAGGTTAAGTGGGGTACTAACTTGACCCTGACTTGTGCTAGGCTTCAAAGTTACCACCTTGGCACTTGTTGTTGATGTTGCCACAGTTGTTGTGTTAGTTACTGTTGGCTGGCTGCTGCTTGAAGATGATGTAGATATGCTACTGCTCAAGTCCATAGAAGCTGGTGAAGTGGACAGTTTTTCAACAGTTGGCAAAGGTACTATCTGAGAAGATGAAGCCTGTGATGAACTGTTACTCGTTTGTGGTCTAGCTAATGTAATTGCAAGTAATGATGGCTTTGACACAGAAGTGTTAGTTGCTGCAGTTGTCTTTGGAGAGTGAGGCACTGTTGGAATCACTGAAATATTTGTAACAGATGTatgagtagtggtggtgaaggaaggaccAGCTGTCAAAACAGAAGTGAACGTGGAACTACTTGGTATGGCAAGGCCATGAGTATCCACGTTATAAGAGGAATTTTGACTAGTGACCGTTGGAGAAGATGGAGTTGATGAACTGGACACATTTAGAActggtgatgtaacactgggtGCTGGGGCACTAGAAGTTGTGAGAGTCAAAAGGCTTGTGTTACTCGaactgtgagtggtggtagtaACAATTGTGGTAGATGATGAGGTAATTGGTAAGTAATTGGGAAACAATGAAGGTGAACTTGGTGCTGAATTGGAACCTCCTATGGAAGTCTGCAGTGAAGTGGACGTAAAGTTTGAAGACACTGGTAAGGATACTGGCAATGACACATTTAAGGAACCTGGAGAAGCTCCTAATATTGAAGAAGTGGATGAAAATGAGGGTATGAAAGCTGACACTGACAGCAGTGAAGAAGTGACTGGTGACACAGATACAGAATAGGAAGTGGGTGGAACTGAGAATGATGACAAATTGGTCTCACAATCCACTGACTCCACAGTTGTGCCTTGTGATACCAGTGTACACATGGGTTCACATTTGACTTCTGTCACAGGTAGCGGCAATATTTCTGATGGACTTCTGACATCATGAACAGTTTCTGAGGGTTCTTCATTCTTTAAGAATGAAGATTCCTGGGAAGAAGAATGCGCATCAATCAACTCATTTTCTCTGCAAACAGATAGCTTGGTTTCTACTTTAACTAGAGATTCACAGGCTTTTGAGCCAAACTTTGTGCTTACAACTTCACTATCATAACTTCTGTGTTGAACTTCTTTGTCACTATGGTCTTCTTCAAGAGGTTCCGACTTTATCTCAACTCTGGCACTAACTTTAGGTTCTTGAGCGACATTCCCAGATACCTTTGAAGATTCACTTGATTTCAAATCACGTGATGATTCACCcttagaaatatttttttcacttgAACTTTTGTCTGAAAATGGCTCACATTCTTTGTCATCTCTTCTACTAGGACTCTGATCACTTTGGTTTGGACTTTTCTCTGATAAAGCATCCATGGACTCaatcccagaatcttcaccctgCCCACTACCATGTTCCCCTTTTGGAGTACCATCAGGACTTTCTACTTCACTTTTTGTCAATACCACATTGCCAGGAAAGTCTGGACCCTTAGCTTGCTCTAAAATCTTAGTCTGTTCTCGCTCCAGTTTAACACTAGTATCACAGCTGGTTGATGAATTAACACTGATAATGTGTGgttctttactctcacttttttcaTCACTTTTCACTTCATGCTTCACCTTTTCTGGAGTTTCTGTGACTTTTGGTTCCACTTTCACCCCAGAGGTGCTGTTTGTACTCTCAGATTGAGAAGACACAGGCACTGTAGTTGAACTGTCTCTAGAACTAAAGCGTTTTAAAATAGCATGCATACTACTTTGGTGAGTGTCATTCTTTTTAGCAGAACTCTGTGAGCTCTTGAGTGCCTCCTGCAATGCTTTTCTATCATTCACATCCAAGTGAGTCACTTTCCCCCCTTTATTCAGTTCACGCTTCCCTTTACTTGGACTTCTACTCTCACCATCACTTGATTTACTATAACTTAATGTTTCATTCTTTGTCACACTGTGAATGGTAATATCAGAATTTGCTTTTAGACTTGCTAAATCTGTACACACAGTATGTTTGTGAGGGTCCAATTTCTTAACACCTTTCTCAGTGGAATCTTCATGACGGAGGGAAGGCAACTTCTCTGGAGAGTGTGAGACCTTATTGATCATCACCGAAGAGTTCAGGTACGTAGGGATGTTGCCCAGGCCTGtcaaacagaaaaaaatcaaTTAGAGGTTCTGAATCTATCTTACAAGACATTAATGACCCTATATTAAATATCTGTTTGTGTACAttaatgttatgtatatgtatattaatgtgtatgtatatatatgtatatatcataaaagaggaaacagaaggagtcaagtggggagtgctcctcctcctcctcgaaggctcagactagggtgtcttaatgtgtgtggatgtaaccaagatgagaaaagagagatagccagtaagtttgaggaaagaagcctggatgttctgactctgagtgaaacgaagttcaaaggtaaaggggaaaatgTTGTGTGTGCACATGTAGTACATTTACCCCTTTTCAGTGTTATCGCATTAATCTAcaattgtttgtgtatgtgtgcacatGTAGTACATTTTTAGTGTTATCAGCATTAATCTACGCTTACAAAACTGGGTGCTGCTGGCATCAATCCACTAGTGTAATTTCCTAAAGTCAAATTGTGCATGCATTGTAGGCTAAGTTGGCTAGCCACAGGGAATGAGTCACTTCAGCTATCTGGAGGCCTCAGTAACCCATCAATGACTAAGGAGGAGAGTTATGTAACTTTCCTTGGGACTTGCTACTTCTATTATGCCAGccaccaccatgcaccataccGACTGTAATAAGGATTGGTCAAACCCATAAATAAAGTGTTTTTCCAACACTTCAAATGCTTAACTCTTAATGCATGGTATAAACAATGGTTTTAAAATCTTTCTGCAATGTAGAAGTTAGTATGCACTACTGGAACTACTAGCCAGGGTAACAAGAGGGCTAGTGACGGCCGTGCAGtgacccagcacttcagtggttgtcaagttgcactcctctgacccagataacagtcttttctttctgcatcacccacataaggactgttggcattctgtcccaaaacatacaatctctccttgtcacacttaACACTTCACACCATAACTCACTCTTTGCAATTATAGATTTCCCCTGCAATGAACACTATAtggtagccctgctttttggcaaaatggtaacaGCAACAGatataagtagtaggtaggaacattaaacatgagttaggtagaagtagtaggtaggaacacttagGTATAAGcatttaggtagaagtagtaggtaggaacacttagGTATAAGCATTATTTAGAAGCAGTAGGTTGAAACATCAGGTAGAGGCAGTTGgtaagagcctctggaaacacagCACTAAAGTTGCCCTTCACCAGTGACCTGTAAGAGCGGGGCACAAAAGAGACTAAGAAGCAACACAAGAGTTCAGTTTTGGAGACTATTTCTCTGTGGCCAGGGAGtttctgaagggaacaggcatcagagatatagaaagacagaTTGATGTTTTTCTGCTTTTgtcacatatatgaaaaaaacacaaaatatatgtgaataaCTTGTGTACACAGAAACAGACCAATCCAGTTAGTAATAAGTTTTTCCTAAACTTGAAACAGCTGTGTCAATTCCTTAggaaaaaataaatttatatTTTTGGTGCAACTTTTCATACGTTGGAAGAAAAATTtagctttctttttttgcatACTTGGGAAGGCCAAAAAAATCAACAGCACACTAAAAGGTTAAAAGCTTTCAGTAACTTCACATTAATCAAGAATAAAGTCACACTAGATAAGAATCTACTGAATTAACAAGAGGGGaattgctaaaaaaaaatttcttacttTACTCTTCATATGATCAACATGGTTAGGCTTCTTACCTTCAGGAAGATCCTTCTTAAGGGACTCAAGAGTATGCATTTCTCCTGAGCCTTTCCTCTTGATTGTCAGCTTGCTACTGCTTGGTCCATCagcttgctgctgttgttgactGGCACCCTGGTTTTTTTGTCGCACTCGACCCATAACCTTTTCCCCATGAGTCAAATCTCCATTCATCAAATTTGTCAAATTATTTGCACGT
This Panulirus ornatus isolate Po-2019 chromosome 29, ASM3632096v1, whole genome shotgun sequence DNA region includes the following protein-coding sequences:
- the LOC139758046 gene encoding uncharacterized protein isoform X3, with the translated sequence MLGFTSITDMDGDSDGGGRCGGGGREELIETVLTCEGNICDPELPKKLTHLVHVLKHITHSDSTWFVRKVEPWNSVRVTFSIPREAAVRLHQLAQAGDQALRQLGILSVQVEGDQVISLKVAGPNNESTEIVLRTDGGTSDGAGPSSVARSVTTALGGAGLMPGAAQPVDIGANPAFRSPNVVAPPGDSIPLTPRPVAHVGPPYPYASMNHAARAMHGRELQHQQPTVPAPVGHAVTTAAPRQVYNPPPPYPSPEQSQLRAPGTAVQRPPLPQVNGTPYTAGQASGISSITQPGTQVLPSVVQASSNQPVSVGFPVSVTQTVNNQAVHTQAVKGSQRTGGNVLKNSPLLVDLLRQPDHQPGVGVSKAKMVIGGSPHGSPAPTSPSSRSTTSTPSSDSLPHTPLTNLPLPAVPALSPPPTSSASFSATVTASGLTGPSLSTQYSTGFSVRAKDGVHTHQQVYSGGSVITSTVAPHPRLPSSVNSGLQQHPQATGQPPPGPRAPYNTEQRCMTLGSSQGLHSRMPLQAPSRSSVTGESRAVPPSPPQLVPGGKESQYLINPNTGLLEPRPSESSDSEPEARPPSPVNEENHSNSVVSDEESNMSGASKKETEQSDSETSRMSVLSVESKKTVIGQDRIKSHDRDSSPGSSRENSVVSSGSTGESITLKLTIGKEPVAQATFVPRPKKGDRKEMISNSSLGLQSGSEPRVPKLHIKLKSKQAVIVNPLGAADGQRSVEKDGSKEDKNKRKSYRNKSRGSESDSDSGKVRGLRLKNNKDKGGGEDSTTVLKIVDSKKLKVDIEEEEIPLKMKFKEGLEGRLKAPRTLEDGRVSVMKSESPKFSKAENKFRTRMKTKTPIRKVGDLNSVGEIASHKILETLPPSITKVAALHTQQPHINPSSSSSQSSIIPSSVGPPVSTVSSTATSQAAGEVIKMELEKRGSEIIRKTDFKNDIEKNNSDNVVNRVRANNLTNLMNGDLTHGEKVMGRVRQKNQGASQQQQQADGPSSSKLTIKRKGSGEMHTLESLKKDLPEGLGNIPTYLNSSVMINKVSHSPEKLPSLRHEDSTEKGVKKLDPHKHTVCTDLASLKANSDITIHSVTKNETLSYSKSSDGESRSPSKGKRELNKGGKVTHLDVNDRKALQEALKSSQSSAKKNDTHQSSMHAILKRFSSRDSSTTVPVSSQSESTNSTSGVKVEPKVTETPEKVKHEVKSDEKSESKEPHIISVNSSTSCDTSVKLEREQTKILEQAKGPDFPGNVVLTKSEVESPDGTPKGEHGSGQGEDSGIESMDALSEKSPNQSDQSPSRRDDKECEPFSDKSSSEKNISKGESSRDLKSSESSKVSGNVAQEPKVSARVEIKSEPLEEDHSDKEVQHRSYDSEVVSTKFGSKACESLVKVETKLSVCRENELIDAHSSSQESSFLKNEEPSETVHDVRSPSEILPLPVTEVKCEPMCTLVSQGTTVESVDCETNLSSFSVPPTSYSVSVSPVTSSLLSVSAFIPSFSSTSSILGASPGSLNVSLPVSLPVSSNFTSTSLQTSIGGSNSAPSSPSLFPNYLPITSSSTTIVTTTTHSSSNTSLLTLTTSSAPAPSVTSPVLNVSSSSTPSSPTVTSQNSSYNVDTHGLAIPSSSTFTSVLTAGPSFTTTTHTSVTNISVIPTVPHSPKTTAATNTSVSKPSLLAITLARPQTSNSSSQASSSQIVPLPTVEKLSTSPASMDLSSSISTSSSSSSQPTVTNTTTVATSTTSAKVVTLKPSTSQGQVSTPLNLPPGTTFRLVALPGNSAMAPTTSAVKVVVSPVKGQLGQQVTSGIGSMTVVTVKPVVMATGGAKNSHLLQTFSVSKAEESSPPSLLKAHLTAPTLTTSAQAVATSVTDSATTPIVSSTMANGDDTEDLDFVGFSSSPQVKLLQPSELKREISRHEVIERSDCCKSPEVLSPTGEEPTPMRVHPPLYTYGNRERKKDVESDAEDKDKEESKNTSEAEGNLDVKSNDILGSGKDKDDCIIGVKSRTKDEKFDALSIEIPPTDSTLPDDKRLTRSTRHSIRLASPKVNSPGAELSPKVDRRSPASMLSMGKPSPVPVLRPSVSPATRGSKRRRHESESSNASSVNEDTQEPAAKSARRKPPDKAAGEKEYLKRKATRTRDAVCDFQFTKDDEESSEDESLDGGSIKKRNPSAASTSTNEDEDDSRPSSRSSRTSCKASTRSRERQSSAESTGTMRDTTPTRRTPRQNNRVPNSEKSPEPSRERGQVGQLTKPQMNRDNKDRGVKDPVREREGTKEKELERKEPVRDKDAQIKDKRTSVVIKENKTIPKDKSPQSRDKDRSPVQGTKTRKDSEQSEPDASNRRKTRSTATANEDTPNKRRRLSKDK
- the LOC139758046 gene encoding uncharacterized protein isoform X2: MDGDSDGGGRCGGGGREELIETVLTCEGNICDPELPKKLTHLVHVLKHITHSDSTWFVRKVEPWNSVRVTFSIPREAAVRLHQLAQAGDQALRQLGILSVQVEGDQVISLKVAGPNNESTEIVLRTDGGTSDGAGPSSVARSVTTALGGAGLMPGAAQPVDIGANPAFRSPNVVAPPGDSIPLTPRPVAHVGPPYPYASMNHAARAMHGRELQHQQPTVPAPVGHAVTTAAPRQVYNPPPPYPSPEQSQLRAPGTAVQRPPLPQVNGTPYTAGQASGISSITQPGTQVLPSVVQASSNQPVSVGFPVSVTQTVNNQAVHTQAVKGSQRTGGNVLKNSPLLVDLLRQPDHQPGVGVSKAKMVIGGSPHGSPAPTSPSSRSTTSTPSSDSLPHTPLTNLPLPAVPALSPPPTSSASFSATVTASGLTGPSLSTQYSTGFSVRAKDGVHTHQQVYSGGSVITSTVAPHPRLPSSVNSGLQQHPQATGQPPPGPRAPYNTEQRCMTLGSSQGLHSRMPLQAPSRSSVTGESRAVPPSPPQLVPGGKESQYLINPNTGLLEPRPSESSDSEPEARPPSPVNEENHSNSVVSDEESNMSGASKKETEQSDSETSRMSVLSVESKKTVIGQDRIKSHDRDSSPGSSRENSVVSSGSTGESITLKLTIGKEPVAQATFVPRPKKGDRKEMISNSSLGLQSGSEPRVPKLHIKLKSKQAVIVNPLGAADGQRSVEKDGSKEDKNKRKSYRNKSRGSESDSDSGKVRGLRLKNNKDKGGGEDSTTVLKIVDSKKLKVDIEEEEIPLKMKFKEGLEGRLKAPRTLEDGRVSVMKSESPKFSKAENKFRTRMKTKTPIRKVGDLNSVGEIASHKILETLPPSITKVAALHTQQPHINPSSSSSQSSIIPSSVGPPVSTVSSTATSQAAGEVIKMELEKRGSEIIRKTDFKNDIEKNNSDNVVNRVRANNLTNLMNGDLTHGEKVMGRVRQKNQGASQQQQQADGPSSSKLTIKRKGSGEMHTLESLKKDLPEGLGNIPTYLNSSVMINKVSHSPEKLPSLRHEDSTEKGVKKLDPHKHTVCTDLASLKANSDITIHSVTKNETLSYSKSSDGESRSPSKGKRELNKGGKVTHLDVNDRKALQEALKSSQSSAKKNDTHQSSMHAILKRFSSRDSSTTVPVSSQSESTNSTSGVKVEPKVTETPEKVKHEVKSDEKSESKEPHIISVNSSTSCDTSVKLEREQTKILEQAKGPDFPGNVVLTKSEVESPDGTPKGEHGSGQGEDSGIESMDALSEKSPNQSDQSPSRRDDKECEPFSDKSSSEKNISKGESSRDLKSSESSKVSGNVAQEPKVSARVEIKSEPLEEDHSDKEVQHRSYDSEVVSTKFGSKACESLVKVETKLSVCRENELIDAHSSSQESSFLKNEEPSETVHDVRSPSEILPLPVTEVKCEPMCTLVSQGTTVESVDCETNLSSFSVPPTSYSVSVSPVTSSLLSVSAFIPSFSSTSSILGASPGSLNVSLPVSLPVSSNFTSTSLQTSIGGSNSAPSSPSLFPNYLPITSSSTTIVTTTTHSSSNTSLLTLTTSSAPAPSVTSPVLNVSSSSTPSSPTVTSQNSSYNVDTHGLAIPSSSTFTSVLTAGPSFTTTTHTSVTNISVIPTVPHSPKTTAATNTSVSKPSLLAITLARPQTSNSSSQASSSQIVPLPTVEKLSTSPASMDLSSSISTSSSSSSQPTVTNTTTVATSTTSAKVVTLKPSTSQGQVSTPLNLPPGTTFRLVALPGNSAMAPTTSAVKVVVSPVKGQLGQQVTSGIGSMTVVTVKPVVMATGGAKNSHLLQTFSVSKAEESSPPSLLKAHLTAPTLTTSAQAVATSVTDSATTPIVSSTMANGDDTEDLDFVGFSSSPQVKLLQPSELKREISRHEVIERSDCCKSPEVLSPTGEEPTPMRVHPPLYTYGNRERKKDVESDAEDKDKEESKNTSEAEGNLDVKSNDILGSGKDKDDCIIGVKSRTKDEKFDALSIEIPPTDSTLPDDKRLTRSTRHSIRLASPKVNSPGAELSPKVDRRSPASMLSMGKPSPVPVLRPSVSPATRGSKRRRHESESSNASSVNEDTQEPAAKSARRKPPDKAAGEKEYLKRKATRTRDAVCDFQFTKDDEESSEDESLDGGSIKKRNPSAASTSTNEDEDDSRPSSRSSRTSCKASTRSRERQSSAESTGTMRDTTPTRRTPRQNNRVPNSEKSPEPSRERGQVGQLTKPQMNRDNKDRGVKDPVREREGTKEKELERKEPVRDKDAQIKDKRTSVVIKENKTIPKDKSPQSRDKDRSPVQGTKTRKDSEQSEPDASNRRKTRSTATGEYLHCNTRERIGNEQARSSLRYLYSK
- the LOC139758046 gene encoding uncharacterized protein isoform X6 — its product is MLGFTSITDMDGDSDGGGRCGGGGREELIETVLTCEGNICDPELPKKLTHLVHVLKHITHSDSTWFVRKVEPWNSVRVTFSIPREAAVRLHQLAQAGDQALRQLGILSVQVEGDQVISLKVAGPNNESTEIVLRTDGGTSDGAGPSSVARSVTTALGGAGLMPGAAQPVDIGANPAFRSPNVVAPPGDSIPLTPRPVAHVGPPYPYASMNHAARAMHGRELQHQQPTVPAPVGHAVTTAAPRQVYNPPPPYPSPEQSQLRAPGTAVQRPPLPQVNGTPYTAGQASGISSITQPGTQVLPSVVQASSNQPVSVGFPVSVTQTVNNQAVHTQAVKGSQRTGGNVLKNSPLLVDLLRQPDHQPGVGVSKAKMVIGGSPHGSPAPTSPSSRSTTSTPSSDSLPHTPLTNLPLPAVPALSPPPTSSASFSATVTASGLTGPSLSTQYSTGFSVRAKDGVHTHQQVYSGGSVITSTVAPHPRLPSSVNSGLQQHPQATGQPPPGPRAPYNTEQRCMTLGSSQGLHSRMPLQAPSRSSVTGESRAVPPSPPQLVPGGKESQYLINPNTGLLEPRPSESSDSEPEARPPSPVNEENHSNSVVSDEESNMSGASKKETEQSDSETSRMSVLSVESKKTVIGQDRIKSHDRDSSPGSSRENSVVSSGSTGESITLKLTIGKEPVAQATFVPRPKKGDRKEMISNSSLGLQSGSEPRVPKLHIKLKSKQAVIVNPLGAADGQRSVEKDGSKEDKNKRKSYRNKSRGSESDSDSGKVRGLRLKNNKDKGGGEDSTTVLKIVDSKKLKVDIEEEEIPLKMKFKEGLEGRLKAPRTLEDGRVSVMKSESPKFSKAENKFRTRMKTKTPIRKVGDLNSVGEIASHKILETLPPSITKVAALHTQQPHINPSSSSSQSSIIPSSVGPPVSTVSSTATSQAAGEVIKMELEKRGSEIIRKTDFKNDIEKNNSDNVVNRVRANNLTNLMNGDLTHGEKVMGRVRQKNQGASQQQQQADGPSSSKLTIKRKGSGEMHTLESLKKDLPEGLGNIPTYLNSSVMINKVSHSPEKLPSLRHEDSTEKGVKKLDPHKHTVCTDLASLKANSDITIHSVTKNETLSYSKSSDGESRSPSKGKRELNKGGKVTHLDVNDRKALQEALKSSQSSAKKNDTHQSSMHAILKRFSSRDSSTTVPVSSQSESTNSTSGVKVEPKVTETPEKVKHEVKSDEKSESKEPHIISVNSSTSCDTSVKLEREQTKILEQAKGPDFPGNVVLTKSEVESPDGTPKGEHGSGQGEDSGIESMDALSEKSPNQSDQSPSRRDDKECEPFSDKSSSEKNISKGESSRDLKSSESSKVSGNVAQEPKVSARVEIKSEPLEEDHSDKEVQHRSYDSEVVSTKFGSKACESLVKVETKLSVCRENELIDAHSSSQESSFLKNEEPSETVHDVRSPSEILPLPVTEVKCEPMCTLVSQGTTVESVDCETNLSSFSVPPTSYSVSVSPVTSSLLSVSAFIPSFSSTSSILGASPGSLNVSLPVSLPVSSNFTSTSLQTSIGGSNSAPSSPSLFPNYLPITSSSTTIVTTTTHSSSNTSLLTLTTSSAPAPSVTSPVLNVSSSSTPSSPTVTSQNSSYNVDTHGLAIPSSSTFTSVLTAGPSFTTTTHTSVTNISVIPTVPHSPKTTAATNTSVSKPSLLAITLARPQTSNSSSQASSSQIVPLPTVEKLSTSPASMDLSSSISTSSSSSSQPTVTNTTTVATSTTSAKVVTLKPSTSQGQVSTPLNLPPGTTFRLVALPGNSAMAPTTSAVKVVVSPVKGQLGQQVTSGIGSMTVVTVKPVVMATGGAKNSHLLQTFSVSKAEESSPPSLLKAHLTAPTLTTSAQAVATSVTDSATTPIVSSTMANGDDTEDLDFVGFSSSPQVKLLQPSELKREISRHEVIERSDCCKSPEVLSPTGEEPTPMRVHPPLYTYGNRERKKDVESDAEDKDKEESKNTSEAEGNLDVKSNDILGSGKDKDDCIIGVKSRTKDEKFDALSIEIPPTDSTLPDDKRLTRSTRHSIRLASPKVNSPGAELSPKVDRRSPASMLSMGKPSPVPVLRPSVSPATRGSKRRRHESESSNASSVNEDTQEPAAKSARRKPPDKAAGEKEYLKRKATRTRDAVCDFQFTKDDEESSEDESLDGGSIKKRNPSAASTSTNEDEDDSRPWSAASSLWFDHPLGAVGLPAKLLQEVGKDKVLLNPRAQCETLLQRDVHQDKITEFQIQKSHQNRLGKEDKWVS
- the LOC139758046 gene encoding uncharacterized protein isoform X8; this encodes MLGFTSITDMDGDSDGGGRCGGGGREELIETVLTCEGNICDPELPKKLTHLVHVLKHITHSDSTWFVRKVEPWNSVRVTFSIPREAAVRLHQLAQAGDQALRQLGILSVQVEGDQVISLKVAGPNNESTEIVLRTDGGTSDGAGPSSVARSVTTALGGAGLMPGAAQPVDIGANPAFRSPNVVAPPGDSIPLTPRPVAHVGPPYPYASMNHAARAMHGRELQHQQPTVPAPVGHAVTTAAPRQVYNPPPPYPSPEQSQLRAPGTAVQRPPLPQVNGTPYTAGQASGISSITQPGTQVLPSVVQASSNQPVSVGFPVSVTQTVNNQAVHTQAVKGSQRTGGNVLKNSPLLVDLLRQPDHQPGVGVSKAKMVIGGSPHGSPAPTSPSSRSTTSTPSSDSLPHTPLTNLPLPAVPALSPPPTSSASFSATVTASGLTGPSLSTQYSTGFSVRAKDGVHTHQQVYSGGSVITSTVAPHPRLPSSVNSGLQQHPQATGQPPPGPRAPYNTEQRCMTLGSSQGLHSRMPLQAPSRSSVTGESRAVPPSPPQLVPGGKESQYLINPNTGLLEPRPSESSDSEPEARPPSPVNEENHSNSVVSDEESNMSGASKKETEQSDSETSRMSVLSVESKKTVIGQDRIKSHDRDSSPGSSRENSVVSSGSTGESITLKLTIGKEPVAQATFVPRPKKGDRKEMISNSSLGLQSGSEPRVPKLHIKLKSKQAVIVNPLGAADGQRSVEKDGSKEDKNKRKSYRNKSRGSESDSDSGKVRGLRLKNNKDKGGGEDSTTVLKIVDSKKLKVDIEEEEIPLKMKFKEGLEGRLKAPRTLEDGRVSVMKSESPKFSKAENKFRTRMKTKTPIRKVGDLNSVGEIASHKILETLPPSITKVAALHTQQPHINPSSSSSQSSIIPSSVGPPVSTVSSTATSQAAGEVIKMELEKRGSEIIRKTDFKNDIEKNNSDNVVNRVRANNLTNLMNGDLTHGEKVMGRVRQKNQGASQQQQQADGPSSSKLTIKRKGSGEMHTLESLKKDLPEGLGNIPTYLNSSVMINKVSHSPEKLPSLRHEDSTEKGVKKLDPHKHTVCTDLASLKANSDITIHSVTKNETLSYSKSSDGESRSPSKGKRELNKGGKVTHLDVNDRKALQEALKSSQSSAKKNDTHQSSMHAILKRFSSRDSSTTVPVSSQSESTNSTSGVKVEPKVTETPEKVKHEVKSDEKSESKEPHIISVNSSTSCDTSVKLEREQTKILEQAKGPDFPGNVVLTKSEVESPDGTPKGEHGSGQGEDSGIESMDALSEKSPNQSDQSPSRRDDKECEPFSDKSSSEKNISKGESSRDLKSSESSKVSGNVAQEPKVSARVEIKSEPLEEDHSDKEVQHRSYDSEVVSTKFGSKACESLVKVETKLSVCRENELIDAHSSSQESSFLKNEEPSETVHDVRSPSEILPLPVTEVKCEPMCTLVSQGTTVESVDCETNLSSFSVPPTSYSVSVSPVTSSLLSVSAFIPSFSSTSSILGASPGSLNVSLPVSLPVSSNFTSTSLQTSIGGSNSAPSSPSLFPNYLPITSSSTTIVTTTTHSSSNTSLLTLTTSSAPAPSVTSPVLNVSSSSTPSSPTVTSQNSSYNVDTHGLAIPSSSTFTSVLTAGPSFTTTTHTSVTNISVIPTVPHSPKTTAATNTSVSKPSLLAITLARPQTSNSSSQASSSQIVPLPTVEKLSTSPASMDLSSSISTSSSSSSQPTVTNTTTVATSTTSAKVVTLKPSTSQGQVSTPLNLPPGTTFRLVALPGNSAMAPTTSAVKVVVSPVKGQLGQQVTSGIGSMTVVTVKPVVMATGGAKNSHLLQTFSVSKAEESSPPSLLKAHLTAPTLTTSAQAVATSVTDSATTPIVSSTMANGDDTEDLDFVGFSSSPQVKLLQPSELKREISRHEVIERSDCCKSPEVLSPTGEEPTPMRVHPPLYTYGNRERKKDVESDAEDKDKEESKNTSEAEGNLDVKSNDILGSGKDKDDCIIGVKSRTKDEKFDALSIEIPPTDSTLPDDKRLTRSTRHSIRLASPKVNSPGAELSPKVDRRSPASMLSMGKPSPVPVLRPSVSPATRGSKRRRHESESSNASSVNEDTQEPAAKSARRKPPDKAAGEKEYLKRKATRTRDAVCDFQFTKDDEESSEDESLDGGSIKKRNPSAASTSTNEDEDDSRSLNIEFGCKREGDHKVHGVLLQACGLTILSEQSDFLQSFYKK